One genomic segment of Borrelia coriaceae includes these proteins:
- a CDS encoding chromate transporter: MNLINLFITFFKIGILNFGGGNGITTIINKEIIANKGWLTKEEFVNVITISRITPGPIATNIATYVGTKVAGISGAIIATIALITAPILIITLITTLHKINFLNYYLQNLRPIIIALWIMTTVVLFESIFLKISYNNIELSKSLALAGLNLIVLLLYKNITPAILIISSGILYIVV; the protein is encoded by the coding sequence TTGAATTTAATAAATTTATTCATTACATTTTTCAAAATAGGAATTCTAAATTTCGGTGGAGGAAACGGAATTACAACGATAATCAATAAAGAAATTATCGCTAATAAGGGATGGTTAACAAAAGAAGAATTTGTTAATGTTATTACAATATCTAGAATTACTCCTGGACCTATTGCTACCAATATAGCAACATATGTTGGAACCAAAGTAGCTGGAATTAGCGGCGCAATAATTGCCACAATAGCTTTAATAACTGCACCAATATTAATTATTACCCTTATAACAACACTACATAAAATAAACTTCTTAAATTACTACCTTCAAAACCTAAGACCCATAATTATAGCACTATGGATAATGACTACAGTGGTTCTATTTGAAAGCATATTCTTAAAAATAAGCTATAACAATATAGAACTTTCAAAAAGTTTAGCGCTTGCAGGATTAAACTTAATTGTTCTATTACTCTATAAAAACATCACTCCTGCAATACTAATCATATCTAGCGGAATACTATATATTGTTGTGTAA
- a CDS encoding chromate transporter, whose amino-acid sequence MNKTKETSYELLKLFYLMLKTTTITIGGGLLIISELRKTIVNKKKLISDKDFNEIFAKSNVVPGVTAINFAFLMGKELKGFKGAIILTIAGILPSIVVITIIALYANLNPNNIYAQKFFEGAKISSTIIMSTIIFEFSKKMLKKSITKWTICLLTTYTLYKFHIDISYILLTFLPICFVTYKVKKNFLKKKVQI is encoded by the coding sequence ATGAATAAAACAAAAGAAACATCATATGAATTATTAAAATTATTCTATCTTATGTTAAAGACAACCACAATTACAATTGGTGGGGGATTATTAATAATATCTGAACTTAGAAAAACAATAGTCAATAAAAAAAAGTTAATATCTGATAAAGATTTCAATGAGATCTTTGCAAAATCAAATGTGGTTCCCGGCGTAACAGCAATCAACTTTGCATTTTTAATGGGCAAAGAACTTAAAGGATTTAAAGGTGCAATTATATTAACTATAGCTGGAATCTTACCATCCATAGTGGTAATCACAATAATAGCCCTTTATGCAAACCTAAATCCAAATAACATTTATGCTCAAAAATTTTTTGAAGGTGCAAAAATATCATCAACAATAATAATGTCAACGATCATATTTGAATTCTCAAAAAAAATGTTAAAAAAATCAATAACAAAATGGACAATATGCTTACTAACAACATACACACTATATAAATTTCATATAGACATATCATATATATTACTAACATTTTTACCAATATGTTTTGTAACATATAAAGTAAAGAAAAATTTTTTAAAAAAAAAGGTACAGATTTGA
- a CDS encoding mechanosensitive ion channel family protein, whose amino-acid sequence MNDQLNVFKEIFVFQNYLNKIFETIVAYGLKLLVALAVWSILRFFVKKAGNLFFKAFEKSRLETKLDSTVLNFFKSFFKVMTDMVLILMVLPYLGVPTASIFAVFGSLGLAVGLAAQGILSNFVSGFVVLNSNFFKIGDYISCDDVEGGVIDIHIFFTTLKTVDGKIIKIPNSKFTNVSVTNFSANPERRIEFSFQVPYETDISLLKSKIENLAFSFNKERYGVNEPNVIVKEYTPYYVVMQVRCFVKTEFFWDFQYFISENIKDILNDMGIKFPIHIMSFSKLH is encoded by the coding sequence ATGAATGACCAATTAAATGTATTTAAAGAAATATTTGTTTTTCAGAATTATCTTAATAAGATTTTTGAAACGATAGTGGCTTATGGATTAAAACTTTTAGTAGCGTTGGCAGTATGGTCCATTTTAAGGTTTTTTGTAAAAAAAGCGGGTAATCTTTTCTTTAAAGCTTTTGAAAAATCTAGATTGGAAACCAAATTAGATTCTACTGTGCTTAATTTTTTTAAATCATTTTTTAAGGTGATGACAGATATGGTATTAATCCTGATGGTATTGCCTTATCTTGGTGTGCCTACAGCTTCTATCTTTGCTGTATTTGGATCTTTAGGTCTTGCAGTTGGTCTTGCTGCTCAAGGGATTTTATCTAACTTTGTGAGTGGGTTTGTTGTGTTAAATTCCAATTTTTTTAAAATTGGTGATTACATTAGTTGTGATGATGTTGAGGGAGGAGTAATTGATATTCATATATTTTTTACTACTCTTAAGACTGTAGATGGTAAGATCATTAAGATTCCAAATAGTAAGTTTACAAATGTATCGGTTACTAATTTTTCTGCAAATCCTGAGAGAAGAATTGAATTTAGTTTTCAAGTTCCTTATGAGACAGACATTAGTCTTCTTAAGAGTAAGATAGAAAATTTGGCATTTTCATTTAATAAGGAAAGGTATGGTGTTAATGAACCTAATGTTATTGTAAAGGAATATACTCCTTATTATGTAGTAATGCAGGTGAGATGTTTTGTAAAGACTGAGTTTTTTTGGGATTTTCAATATTTCATATCAGAAAATATTAAAGACATTTTAAATGATATGGGAATAAAATTTCCCATTCATATTATGAGTTTTAGTAAATTGCATTAA